Proteins from one Drosophila gunungcola strain Sukarami chromosome 2R unlocalized genomic scaffold, Dgunungcola_SK_2 000012F, whole genome shotgun sequence genomic window:
- the LOC128255820 gene encoding inner centromere protein A, with protein sequence MEDILGVLGSLSELRRELEVLRKAHFEELDTLFYGSTNPSSEAKSADSAPASRGQGNLSVTPQQTKKRPKRLSSLAEDEDDSEAPDTTARPSVRVSNSQLLAIAEGDLNSTASLMPPPPVPATADTTLNSGRPQRAAKLKSEKLLKEPSLSRKMRRPSNEETVKVKVESEQRASQFNSSSSGRVAQEKEQLKLDSDPELATPAAAEEEKPQVEASEDANTTKTLRVKVKREKLSSEGLPAPDITTASSVTLEVVRPDDTVASNTTTNNTTTNTEVVKKVRKKKNVENHRPIKVERFSDIGKNSPVSSRTRKGSTESRPNREHSIYKDALEGPPIAEQSVAAAAPVAANETVTMSNATMVLGPAPTGDSPLAPASDVTFEVHSGDKKAPPPKQDSLLTEDESVEEKLPPTKVLSNIKAIKLPTRTHELFNPLLQSPVKLRVEAFENAAQAQSNLRPKRGKDALGTPGSNNTPKIGKLPAPTVGRFFTPTQTASTMPLSSAQPKKVSASASKATALMKTATGTNLKSANSTSTKTLSRENSGDDFRKGLHNLAEERKKLREQKHQQAAQQREAKDRERAERMAKLAADRAKKQEERKRLEERKRQEMEEMQRKMRQQEEAEALKKAKLKELEQQKLQQLTGAKPKKMLPPPPKTKYTWEMLHEDDSTDDEGKVTHKRPPAPSWSRSHVRGEAIAMQSHCPTDIIDSFFSVVPTTPDLKQIFPNIDPSQLKRNSSVLWSTPPRYSELPKY encoded by the exons ATGGAGGACATCTTGGGCGTGCTGGGATCGCTTTCGGAGCTGCGGCGCGAGCTGGAGGTGCTGCGCAAG GCCCACTTCGAGGAGCTGGACACCCTCTTCTACGGCAGCACGAATCCGAGCTCGGAGGCCAAGTCGGCGGACAGTGCGCCGGCGTCCAGGGGCCAGGGGAACTTGTCGGTGACTCCGCAGCAAACGAAGAAGCGGCCCAAGCGCCTGAGCTCTTTGGCCGAGGATGAGGATGACTCCGAAG CTCCGGACACCACGGCTCGCCCGAGCGTGCGGGTAAGCAATTCCCAGCTGCTGGCCATCGCTGAGGGCGACCTCAATTCCACGGCGTCGCTGATGCCGCCTCCACCCGTGCCCGCAACGGCAGACACCACCCTCAACTCCGGCCGGCCACAGCGCGCCGCCAAGCTGAAGTCCGAGAAGCTGCTCAAGGAGCCCTCGCTCAGCCGCAAAATGCGCCGGCCCAGCAACGAGGAGACTGTCAAGGTCAAGGTGGAGAGCGAGCAGCGTGCCTCGCAGTTCAACAGCTCCTCCAGTGGGCGGGTTGCCCAGGAGAAGGAGCAGCTGAAGCTGGATTCGGATCCGGAGCTAGCCACCCCAGCAGCAGCGGAGGAGGAGAAACCCCAGGTGGAGGCTTCTGAGGACGCCAACACCACAAAGACATTGCGCGTGAAGGTCAAGCGCGAGAAACTTAGCAGCGAAGGACTGCCTGCTCCAGATATAACCACCGCCTCCTCCGTGACGTTGGAGGTCGTACGGCCGGACGATACTGTGGCCAGCAACACAACGACCAACAACACAACTACCAACACGGAAGTCGTCAAGAAGGTCCGCAAGAAGAAGAACGTGGAGAACCACCGGCCTATCAAGGTGGAGCGCTTCAGCGACATAGGCAAGAACTCCCCAGTGTCGTCGCGCACACGCAAGGGAAGCACCGAGTCGCGACCAAACCGGGAACACTCCATCTACAAGGACGCCCTTGAGGGCCCGCCCATTGCAGAGCAATCAGtggctgcagctgctccagtTGCTGCCAACGAGACGGTTACCATGTCCAACGCCACCATGGTGCTGGGTCCAGCACCCACAGGCGACAGTCCCTTGGCACCGGCTTCCGATGTCACCTTCGAGGTGCACTCCGGCGACAAGAAGGCGCCGCCGCCCAAGCAGGACAGCCTGCTCACGGAGGACGAGTCGGTGGAGGAGAAGCTGCCGCCGACAAAGGTGCTATCGAACATCAAGGCCATCAAGCTGCCAACTCGCACCCACGAGCTCTTCAA CCCACTTCTGCAGAGTCCCGTGAAGCTCCGCGTGGAGGCTTTTGAAAATGCGGCCCAAGCGCAGTCTAATTTGCGTCCCAAACGAGGCAAAGATGCG TTGGGCACGCCGGGATCCAATAACACTCCCAAGATTGGCAAGCTTCCCGCTCCGACTGTGGGGCGCTTCTTCACGCCAACTCAGACGGCCAGCACAATGCCGTTGAGCTCGGCGCAGCCCAAGAAGGTGTCGGCTAGCGCCTCCAAGGCCACTGCCCTGATGAAGACGGCCACGGGGACGAACCTGAAGTCCGCCAACTCGACGTCCACCAAGACGCTGTCGCGCGAGAACAGCGGCGACGACTTCCGCAAGGGACTGCACAACCTGGCCGAGGAGCGCAAGAAGCTGCGCGAGCAGAAACACCAGCAGGCCGCCCAGCAGCGCGAGGCCAAGGATCGGGAGCGGGCCGAGCGCATGGCCAAGTTGGCCGCCGACCGCGCCAAGAAGCAGGAGGAGCGAAAGCGCCTGGAGGAGCGCAAGCGCCAGGAGATGGAGGAGATGCAGCGCAAGATGCGCCAGCAGGAGGAGGCCGAGGCACTCAAGAAGGCCAAGCTCAaggagctggagcagcagaagctgcagcagctgaCCGGCGCCAAGCCCAAGAAGATGCTTCCGCCGCCGCCGAAGACCAAGTACACCTGGGAGATGCTGCACGAGGACGACTCCACCGACGACGAGGGCAAGGTCACACATAAGCGCCCCCCTGCACCCTCCTGGAGCCGAA GCCATGTGAGAGGGGAGGCGATCGCAATGCAGAGCCATTGCCCCACCGACATCATCGACAGTTTCTTCTCGGTGGTGCCCACCACGCCGGACCTGAAGCAGATATTCCCGAACATCGATCCCAGCCAGCTGAAGCGCAACTCCAGCGTGCTGTGGTCGACGCCGCCGCGCTACTCGGAGCTGCCGAAATACTAG